A portion of the Etheostoma spectabile isolate EspeVRDwgs_2016 unplaced genomic scaffold, UIUC_Espe_1.0 scaffold00016496, whole genome shotgun sequence genome contains these proteins:
- the ing3 gene encoding inhibitor of growth protein 3 codes for RQLTSCLSLSRGDATDQLEQKVIEFFVNAKKNKPEWREEQMEVIKKDYYKALEDADEKVQLANQIYDLVDRHLRKLDQELAKFKMELEADNAGITEVLERRSLEMDSPSQPVNNHHVHSHTAAESKY; via the exons CGAGACAGCTTACTTCCTGTTTGTCTTTGTCCCGTGGAGACGCCACGGACCAGCTGGAGCAGAAGGTGATCGAGTTCTTCGTCAACGCCAAGAAGAACAAGCCCGAGTGGAGGGAGGAGCAGATGGAGGTCATCAAGAAG gaTTATTATAAAGCTTTGGAAGACGCAGACGAGAAAGTCCAGCTGGCCAATCAGATTTATGATCTG GTGGACCGTCACCTGCGTAAACTGGACCAGGAACTGGCCAAGTTCAAGATGGAGCTGGAGGCCGACAACGCCGGCATCACCGAGGTCCTGGAGAGAC GGTCTTTGGAGATGGACAGTCCGTCTCAGCCGGTCAACAACCACCACGTCCACTCACACACGGCCGCTGAGAGTAAGTACTGA